Below is a genomic region from SAR324 cluster bacterium.
CCTTGTACCGCACTCGGCGCCACAAGATATCCTTTGTAGGTGTTGTCTCTGAAAGAAAAATTGATTTCTGATCTTCGGAGATCCGAACCACTGGGCGAATTTTCTTTTGATTGATTCATGGCTACCAAACAGAAATTTTTGTTTATTGATGATTGTTCAAACCAAGATTTTCTTGGCTGTTACGACATACAACGGATCAAAGCTGCTGTTTTCACTGACAAGTTGCTCAGACTGAATTTCACGAAACTCTCCTGTCCTCTCAAAGTACCAGGAAACTAGCCTACATTGATCCTCGCCGGTAAGCATTCTCCAAGCAAAGATTGCTTTTGTTGGGAACATTCTGTTTGAAAAACTCACACAACAGGTCCCATTCGGCCTTAAGACTCTGTAAATTTCTTTAAAGACCTGTACCGGAGAGGTTAAGTATTGAACTGATGCGGCAATCATACAAAGGTCAAATTCTTCATCACCATATGGCAGCTGCTGCTCCGTGTTTAGGTTCTGAATATGGAAATCAGTGAGCTGCGCATTGTTTTGCAGTTCAATTTGGTTCATTCCATGACCAGAAACCCTA
It encodes:
- a CDS encoding methyltransferase domain-containing protein, with product MIPEQLFTKGDSNDDSIFYTSPRLVKHIDENACQVLKNYYNQLLKDGDAVLDLMSSWVSHLPDHKHYSRVSGHGMNQIELQNNAQLTDFHIQNLNTEQQLPYGDEEFDLCMIAASVQYLTSPVQVFKEIYRVLRPNGTCCVSFSNRMFPTKAIFAWRMLTGEDQCRLVSWYFERTGEFREIQSEQLVSENSSFDPLYVVTAKKILV